The following nucleotide sequence is from Rhineura floridana isolate rRhiFlo1 chromosome 9, rRhiFlo1.hap2, whole genome shotgun sequence.
tttgcatgcttattgagttctatgggatttattcccctgcaatcatgcttgggataggtgaaactgaccacaagggatggggaggggaggaggaggaagggtaggggaggaagggcaaagggggtaggggaggaggaaggcaggtttgatcatttgcatgcttaagatcagtgggatttactcccgtgcaatcatgcttagcatatgtaaaactgaccgggggggaggaaaagatggaggaagggagggctggagtgggcaagggaggagtaaGAAGAAAgatggaaggggaggaagaagaaaggcaggtttgatcatttgcatgctagataaaactgaccatgggggaggaagagggggcggggagagggaagggatggGAGCAGAGAATGGAAGGtcggggggaggaaggagggaattggaaggtgagggggaggagcaaaagggaggggataggagtagggaggcaggtttgatcattttcatcttattgagttcagtgggatttactcctgtgcaatcatgcttaggataggtgaaactgacctgggggagggacagggaaaggagaagattgggtgggtgggcactgggcagaggagaacccCTTTCCTTTggcaaagaaaaacattgtgaacagttactgtttttcagcatttcccctacctttttattctgcagcaggcacatgtagcctctcacccaaatttaaaccaaagctgtccctcgccacatccacaccagacctttatttcactttaaatagtcatggtttctcccaaagaatccagggaagtgtagttagtgaagggtgctgagaggtgctaagagatgccctgtccccctcacagagcttcaatcagagaccctgactgttaaaccactctgaccactggagctctgtcaggggaactggagtctcctctcagcacccttcacaaactacacttcccaggattcttttggggaagtcaggactgtctgaagtgaaataaaagtctggtgtgggtgtggcccactgATTAGCCGCATCagtcagctgtgagtctggcttttaactgatagttggttcttactgagcatgtccgggCCTATCATTGacttcagtgctaaatttcttaaattaattaaaaatcaactaggcatttttttaacttttgaactgcagaagatcaCTACCTCCTCTCTTGTATCCAATCCACCAGTAGGCAATTTTCCTTGTGGCCACTGTAGTgtatgtaataataacaacaagaatacacatttttctaataTGCTTAAAAATAGAACATTCTATGTTAAAGAATTCTTTAACTGCAATACTCAAGGAGTCATTTATGGTATCACATGTCCATGTAACCTTTTCTATGTTGGTATGACCACTAGGAAAATCAGGATTAGGATATGTGAACATAAAAGCTGTATCAGAAATATGAGACGCAGTCCCCCTTTAGTCAATCATTTCATTGACCAGGGCCATACTGAATCAGAATTAAAATTTTGGATAATAGAAAAAGGTAAAGGAAGAGGCAAAATTCTGAATAATTTTTTGTTAAAGAGGGAGTTATTTTGGATCCACACCTTAAAAACCTTAAGTCCCCATGGTCTTAATGAAGAAATTAGTTGGCTacccattttataaaaattttatatatatttatgttaaaaagcaatatatTCCTCTGACTTAGTTgctaagtagcaatatatttgtTGAGTGCAACATATCCAGCACTTTTCTTGGTTCTTTTCAATTAGTTTAGTTTGCAGTATCACTCagtgttatatgcctttaagaaTACATAACACAGATGTTTTGAAGTTCACTAATTTACAAAAGCCTCACAGCTTTTGGACCCTAATTTTGTATTAAAAGAGCATTGGCTCAGTTAACTTTTTCATGAAGACTAGTATCAAGCTACAGTGTTTAAAGAAGTGAATGTCATGtgagttttttgttaaaaaatatttttcttcttatgtatctttattgtttgataATTCTGTATTCTTGCATCTGTTTATTCTtgatatgtgtatatattttacagatttctttggatatcgttatattcaatttttgttgaagtcaTATTAGCAATTCCTTTAGTTATCACATTATATTCAATTTCTGTTCAAAGTTATATCAGtagtatgtatattttatattatatttccatctttcaaaaaaacatttcatatttttataaaaaagacaaaaatatattgtgttatgtatttgtttaatttcaggccattgaaaaagacaactGTCGAAACGAGTCTGGCtggacttttttaacaaaaaatatatttctcttttctctataaaagaaacggaccatttgaacaaaatttgtacacgtcagatacattcttcatgatgtatactgttttagttacatacttttgaaaatcatagtatcatgtttgtcattgtttgacttttgtatgttataccttttatattcctttttattgtatttttatgttttattaaatttacactgagtattctcataactatatcaaccttaatttcttagtcctacttttaattaatttcaacaaattatgagaactctgacagaaaaaagtccaacaggggtctgtttttttctattactttttacacttcgaactctggattctctgttttgtgtatcaccatggaaatttACACggttgttaagtaagtgtttctaagttcaggactgtaagttttgtaaggttttgttttgaattgagcttatgggaagcatcagaatggcatgaggggtattttcaatttaacactgcgtaAACAGTATGGTTCCATACCTCCTCATGGGATGGTGCCATTTCAGTATAATCCCCTTGCATTTCATGTAAAGCTAGTTGCTGATACATCATTAGCTGGGCCTTTCTTTTCAAGACCCGAATAAGCATGCCAGATACACAGAATATGATACATGGTAAGCACATAAGGATAAGAAATATAATGCAGCCGATAACGAAGAGATGCTTCAGCCAGGCCCAGTTTGGCAGCCAGCTGGTAAGCCAATCCCAGCTTAGGCCCTTCCATTGCTGGTCACCCACATACGCCGTGATTTCTGCATGGTCTACCAATTGATTAATTACCTGTGACTCATCTCCAATTTCAACACAGCACTCACCGCTCGTGTTTAAGGTGGCGCAGAGCCCACCTGAACTGGCAAGGAGCAGGTCGAGGCCTTGCTGGTGAATAATTAACCTTTTTCGTATTTGCTCAGTTTCTTGTGTTAAGGTGCGTATTGCTTCACCAGTGGCATTAGTAACCACTTCAACTACAGCTTGTAACCTTAACAGGCCATTTGTCATGGACCTAGCTCCAACAATTCCAATAGAGCTCCATGTTAATGGTTTGTACCCATCAATCAAGTCTTGGGGGGTCCAGACTTCACTTCCCCAATTATGATTTCCGGCATGTAAAGCATGCCTTTTGTCTCGGGTATTGGTGTATAAAGGCCTGAAAATGTGCTGCCCCTTGGGTTTAACGTTGATATTAGGTATCAAGTACGCCACGTAACAGCTTCCTCTCCAATCGGGGGGCAAGCATGTATACGCAGTGGTTCCGCAAACAAACCAATGGTGTTTAAGTGCACATTTACCCAAGGGCCATATCTGTGAATGGTGGGCTTGCATAGTCCCATTCAAATGAGATTGGAAACCATGTTGCGGGACAAAATACCAGCTCATGAATAATGGCTCAGTATATATGGGGCCACTGGCATTGCATCTAGTTACTCCTGGGGCTGCAGGGGCACAGGTTTCTATTCCCTTTCCTGTCCGAGCTCTGGCGTACCAAGAGTCAGAGGCTATATACACTTCAGACCAAGCTTGGGGTTCTTCCCCTTTGTACCACCTAAGCATAGTGGTTTGGTCTGGTATGTTGGTAGTCCAGCCATTTGCGCGACATAAGGTTAACCCATACCACTGCCAATAATCATTAAGCCCTTTATGGCCACAATGACAAGGGGGGTTTCTCTGAAACGTGTACCTCATGCTTTGTGGTGTGCAATTGCATCTGGTCTTATTGATGTGGGTACTATTATAGTGCAAATTAAGGCAAGGGATTCCCCCAGGCCACTTTTGCCATGGGCCTCTCTTATGTGTGTAAAAACAAGAAGAATATCCCAACAGGGGCCCTGTGCCATCGTAATTTTCCCAACACCATAAGCCTTTCCTTTTCTTGACCTGCACTTGGTCCCCTCGTGGCCAAGTCTGGTTGTGTGCTGGGcgatccacagccaactccagtaTGTTAAGCGGAAGAGGATATAGTGGAATTTGGCCGTGTTGCACCTGCAAGGGGGAGCACACCCAACAGCTAGTGAGCTTGAACTGGCTAACCACCTCCTGCACCAGCTTTAGGAAGGTGTTAGTTTGCATTAAGGACCCATTCCCGGTCAAGGGACGCGCCCATGCCGGaagtaaaatgcaaaataaagcaacataataaaaagcaTACATGCTATAATAATGGCAATACATATATAGTATGGATTAACTATATTCTGAGCAGCGGGATCAATAACTAAGTTTGGGGCGTTCTGCGGAGACGTAACTTCAGGCCCAGACCCGGTACTGTCTGCGAAAGCCACCTTTCTTCAGGGGTCTTCTTCCGCCCCTCACCTGTTGGGGAATCCTTGGCTATTCCCGTCTCTGGCTCCTGCACCTCGATAGGTGCGGCTGCTTTCTTGACCCTGGTATGGTGGATCCACTTggcttttccgtcaatctttagTGCTGCATCCGTGGTCAACAGCACCTGGACCGGTTGGCTCCACTCGGGCTGGAGCGTTTCCTTCTTCCACGTCCTGATCCGGACCCAATCTCCTGGCCTGAAGGGATGAATGGCGGCGTCCAGTGGCAATCTCTGGAACTCTTGGGAATATCTATAGAGTTTAGaaagaacagactgcagggcaataaCATATTCTTTGATCACAGCATCTCCCACTATCTGGTTTATTTCAAGAGGCTGAGTCTTGACAGCTGCCAGCACTGGTGGTCTCCCAAATAAAACTTCAAATGGGGTTAACTTAGTCTGTCCCCTGGGAGTGCAACGAAAAATTGTCAATGCCATAGGCAGGGCATTTACCCAATTTTGTCCAGTCTCTTGGCAAAGCTTGGTTAGCGTGGCTTTCAAAGATCTGTTAGCCCTCTCTACTTGCCCAGCTGATTGTGGCCTCCATGCTGTATGAAGGCGCCATTGGAATCCGAGGGGCCTTTGGAGTTGTTGAACCACTTCCGAAACAAAGTGCGTCCCTCTGTCAGAGTCTATTGTCTCAGGTAGGGAATACCGGGGGGAAATTtctttcatcagtattttagccaCTACTGCTGCAGTAGCTCGCCTTGTAGggtaggcctctatccatccGGACAGCTGATCTACTATTACAAGGAGGTACTTGTATCCGTTCTTCCTAGGAAGTTCTGAAAAGTCAATCTGAAGTCTCTGAAACGGGTAATAGGCCCAAGGGCGGCCTCCCATTGGCGCGGGTGCAGTTGGCCCCTTTTGATTGGTGGCAGCACATATGGTACACTGCGCTGCTGCCCGTGCTGTTTCAACATAAAGTCCTGGTGCCATTATTTGTCTGACTAACAAATCTCCTAGGGCGCTTCCCCCTAGATGCGTGTTTTGATGTGCTGCCAACACAACTTGTCTTAGGAGGGGTCGTGGCACTATGATTTGCCCTGTTAGCAATTTCCACCACCCTTCTGGTGTCAGAGATGCTCCTTTGACTGCAGCATCCTCTGCTTCAGCAGGTGAATAATAAGGTTTTAGGACTTCTAAAGGGGTGAGCTGGAGAGCAACTGTGGCGCTTCTTTCAGAGAGAGCTGCTTTCTTTGCCGCTTGATCAGCCAAATTATTCCCCTCCCttagttttctttccttttctctgccgTGTGCCAGAATGTGTATTACAGCTACCTTTTGAGGGAGAGTGACAGCTCTTAAAAGTCTCTTTATAATGTCCAGGTGTTCAATAGTTTTTCCCACGCTATTTATGAAACCCCTCTCTTTCCATATCATTGCAAAGGCATGAATCACATTGAAACCATATTTGCTGTCCGTGTAAATATTGACCCTCTTCCCCTCAAACAGCGAAAGAGCTTTCTCGAGTGCAGTCAATTCAGCTTGCTGGGCGGAATAATTGTCTGGCAATCTTCCACTGGATAATGTTTGGTTTCCCTCTATTATAGCAAACCCGGTTCTCCTGCGGCCTTCCACTACTCTGCTACTGCCGTCAATAAAAACTTCATGGGCATCGGGAAGTGGCAAGTCAGAGAGGTCATTTCGGGGTTTCGTGGCAATCTCAAGGGCATGTTCACAATTGTGCAATAATTGTCCTGGTTGGGGCATCAGGGTTGCAGGGTTTAGCGTATTGCAGGTGCTAAGAGTGATTCCCTGCCTTCCAAGAAGCTGCTGTTCAAACATGGTTAAACGGCTAGGGCTTAAAACTTTGGCTGCATCAGCTCCCATTATTTTCCGTAAATCGTGCGGTCCCAGAACTTCAACTGGGCTTCCGATCATGATTTTGTCAGCCTTTTTGAGTAAGATGGAAGCAGCTGCCAAGATTCTTAAGCAAGCAGGCCATCCTTGAGCTACAGGGTCTAATTTCGAGGAATAATATCCTACAGGTCTCTGTTTGGGCCCCCACTTCTGTGTTAACACTCCAGCCGCTACTCCTTTGTTTTCTGAGATATAAAGGCAGTATGGCTTGTTGCCATCTGGCAATGCAAGCACAGGCGCTTGAGTTAACAAGGTTTTAAGCACTTGGAAGgcatgctgttgctctttggtCCAACGCCAAGTCTCTTTTATCTGTTCAGCTTCCAATGCTTTATAAAGAGGCTGCACTATTCTGGCGTATTCAGGAATCCATGGCCTGCAGAACCCAAATAGTCCTAATATTGTGCGTAATTCTTTTACGTTTCTGGGGGGGGGTCCAAGCTACAGATTGCTTCCTTTCGTTCAGGGGATAGCGTTCTGCCATGGTGGGATATCTTATACCCTAGGTATTTAACTTCACTTTGGCACCACTGTATTTTCTGGTGACTGGCACGATATCCTTTTTCGGCCAAGTGGTTAAGCAACGAAACAGAATCCTGCTCACAGGAAGGTTTATTTTGGCTACATATCAAAAGGTCATCAACGTAAACCAAAAGGACAGTCTCCTTTGGTCGCTGGTGCCATTCCTCTAGGTCCTTTCTCAAGGCCTTGGTGAATTCCGAAGGACTGCCCACATACCCTTGGGGCAAGACTTGCCAGGTCATTTGGGAAGCCTGCCCAGTTCGGGGGTTTTCCCAAGTAAAGGCAAACAAATCCTGGCTCTCAGGGTGTATaggaatgctgaaaaaggcatcttTTAGGTCTATCACAGTGAATACTGTTGCCTCAGTTGGAACTCCAGAGAGAAGTGTATGTGGGTTAGGAACTACAGGGACATCCTCTTGCACTTGCCTGTTAATAACGCGCAAGTCTTGCAAAAACCTGTATTTGCCT
It contains:
- the UGT8 gene encoding 2-hydroxyacylsphingosine 1-beta-galactosyltransferase isoform X1, with translation MYCHYYSMYAFYYVALFCILLPAWARPLTGNGSLMQTNTFLKLVQEVVSQFKLTSCWVCSPLQVQHGQIPLYPLPLNILELAVDRPAHNQTWPRGDQVQVKKRKGLWCWENYDGTGPLLGYSSCFYTHKRGPWQKWPGGIPCLNLHYNSTHINKTRCNCTPQSMRYTFQRNPPCHCGHKGLNDYWQWYGLTLCRANGWTTNIPDQTTMLRWYKGEEPQAWSEVYIASDSWYARARTGKGIETCAPAAPGVTRCNASGPIYTEPLFMSWYFVPQHGFQSHLNGTMQAHHSQIWPLGKCALKHHWFVCGTTAYTCLPPDWRGSCYVAYLIPNINVKPKGQHIFRPLYTNTRDKRHALHAGNHNWGSEVWTPQDLIDGYKPLTWSSIGIVGARSMTNGLLRLQAVVEVVTNATGEAIRTLTQETEQIRKRLIIHQQGLDLLLASSGGLCATLNTSGECCVEIGDESQVINQLVDHAEITAYVGDQQWKGLSWDWLTSWLPNWAWLKHLFVIGCIIFLILMCLPCIIFCVSGMLIRVLKRKAQLMMYQQLALHEMQGDYTEMAPSHEEVWNHTVYAVLN